The genome window cataaaacatacaaatataagAACAAAAGGCACAAAATATCACTCATGAATTCAACGAAGTACCACCAATATCAGTCTCCAGTCTGTTGACCACGTGAAATCAAGGGAATCATTTCGCCAGCAGCAGTGAGTAGCTTCGTAAACTCAATTTCTATGGTTTCTTGAAGATATTTGCATGTTTACAACTTCAACCATTCCAAGCAGGGACACAGCCCCCAGCAGAACCTGGAGGGATAGTAGTCCTTGAGGTACACCTCCCTGCTAAAACCAATGATATAGTAACAGAAAGAACGGCCACGATGAGCCATAGTGACACGTGTCACTGGTACAACATTGATGGCATGCCTCTCACATATGACCCTGGCAGTAGGAGGCACAGAAGCCCTATCTGCAATAACCTCAGAAGAAAACTTATTGAGAAAGTACGAGTCAGCAAAAAAGGCTGGAGTGCACTGATATGCTTGAGTATTGCACAACTGGACACCTTTGGCCCTGTGGAAAACTTCATCAGGAACTGATGCTGCTCCATTTGTTGCACTTACTTTCCGAGTTGAAAAGGTTTTCCTGTTCCCATGAAACATGTTTCCCATTGTGATAAATGTCGTCAAAAGTATTCACGAAAAGGCTTGAATGCATAAATAAACTGACATGAAAAAAATCCTCAATGTCTCAAACTAGCCTCTTAAAAGATTCCAGATATCTCCAGCTAGACCTGTCAACAGGTCCTTATTGGGTCGGGTATGGTTACACCCTAACCCGTGGCTTTGAATCCGGACATAGTCTGCAAGAATTATTGTAGTCGGGTTTGGGTCCTAATCGGGTACTCAGGTCCAACAATGCAACAATATACCCAGCTAAACTGGTCCGGGTCTATACTTGGCCTGTTGACAGACCTATCCCTAGCACCAGCTTAATAAAAACGGGGAAatttttctctttcaatttcCTCACTTATCTCAACATTAATAGTCTCTCATGCATGGGCCCTTTTCCTTGCTTATTCTAATTTCTACAGTGGATTTGCATTGATTACGGACATTTTGGTTGGTTCATTGTGGTGGCCTGCAGAAAGATGGGTAGAGAGATTATGTTATTTTCTGCCAATCCTATGCATTTAGTCACCCAGTACAAATTACTAAGACTATTGGGGCACCGTACTCAAAGTTACTTCCCATGAATTATGCGAGTAACATTATCAAGTCTGAAGCACATGCCTAAAAGGCAAAATAAAAACTCTGCATAAGGTAATTCTTTTAAAGTTTATAATGTAAAAATTAAGAAAGAGTGAAAGACAATAAGATTCCATAAATTTCAGTAACCCATATACACAGATATGATAAGAAATGTGGAAAACGATTTATTATGCATACCATCGAACAATGGCTACACTGCGTGTCAAGAGAGAACCACTTCCATGGCACTTCTCACACTTTATAAGACCACAAGATCCACAAGTTGCACAAGGAATCTTTCCCTTTCCATTACATTTTGTGCACCTGCAGGGGTATAATAATTGAAGGAAAATGAACCATGTAACACCCATTGCAGCATATTgaccaaaaaatagaaaatactgTTGCAAGTTAACAGCTTGCCGCCAGTTTCAAAACCAACACTGAACAACAACATTATTTGAGCAAGAACCAGACTTTAAATCAAACTCCATGAGAGGTATTTGGACACTGCTAAAgtcaattataaatttagatcaAGAGTATATAATGGtaaatggaaaaacaaattaaaggtCAGATGACTAGGATAAAGCAACTCATATGCCGGAACTCCGTAAAAGAGGCTATGCAGAAAATCAGAGCATGGCTTCGTGTATGGACAAATGATAAATGGTATAAGAGCTCACATCGTATCAGATCCATCTCCATGAGCAATTAAACCCCTTCCTTGGCAGGCAAGACATTGAGTCATCTGTTTTTCTTGATCTGAATTACATGTAGGACACACGATATCACCTCTTCCTGTACAACCTGCAAATTTTACTCGAGGTTTCTCAGAAGTCAGCACCAGTGACCTCTCATATTGAAATATATAAGCACACCATGTCTCACTCACACTGCACATTTAAAAGGGTATTGAGATGAATAAATGGATCAGAAGAC of Tripterygium wilfordii isolate XIE 37 chromosome 13, ASM1340144v1, whole genome shotgun sequence contains these proteins:
- the LOC120013414 gene encoding LOW QUALITY PROTEIN: protein SSUH2 homolog (The sequence of the model RefSeq protein was modified relative to this genomic sequence to represent the inferred CDS: inserted 2 bases in 1 codon), yielding MEESLLSERRSESGDRESEKWSSYQYVGRTGSVIPTASLKGTEVSVDEIRSAASSGYYPPSIHAPLVSAPESDHDEQATVCQSAYGGEYSSNAGEFQRQILDEVEIRELLIDHVGHRCCWGSRPARTXIHVVEDCNVYVGTLETFIEDRETVRETEPYHGGSIDGKDEGPELGFWELDLRSQFPVLFVPYKETQIRIPHSETIEKCPGCTGRGDIVCPTCNSDQEKQMTQCLACQGRGLIAHGDGSDTMCTKCNGKGKIPCATCGSCGLIKCEKCHGSGSLLTRSVAIVRWKTFSTRKVSATNGAASVPDEVFHRAKGVQLCNTQAYQCTPAFFADSYFLNKFSSEVIADRASVPPTARVICERHAINVVPVTRVTMAHRGRSFCYYIIGFSREVYLKDYYPSRFCWGLCPCLEWLKL